A window of Tautonia plasticadhaerens contains these coding sequences:
- a CDS encoding MoaD/ThiS family protein — MARVVFTQNIQRHVACPASEVAGSSVRAVLDAVFEANPRARGYVLDDRGALRKHMSVFVDGDRIADRVGLSDPVPEGAEVYVFQALSGG; from the coding sequence ATGGCCCGCGTCGTCTTCACGCAGAACATCCAGCGTCACGTGGCATGCCCGGCGTCGGAGGTGGCGGGCTCGAGCGTCCGAGCGGTGCTCGACGCCGTCTTCGAGGCCAACCCGAGGGCCCGGGGCTACGTGCTGGACGACCGGGGGGCGCTGAGGAAGCACATGTCCGTCTTCGTCGACGGCGATCGGATCGCCGACCGGGTCGGCCTGTCCGACCCGGTGCCGGAGGGGGCGGAGGTGTATGTCTTCCAGGCGCTCTCGGGCGGCTGA
- a CDS encoding agmatine deiminase family protein produces the protein MSSTDEPTPSPAELPSSLGYRLPAEWEPHEATWIAWPRNKEDWPGKFGPIRWVYAEIVRYLSRSERVRILVGSGKAERRAADALEKSGVDPDRVEFVRHRTDRGWLRDSGPMFVVRDRSHGAEGEPPPVALVDWKFNAWAKYDNWTRDNRLPRFVADRLGMTRWAPRTTIEQESRRVVLEGGAVDVNGLGTLITTEECLLSHEQERNPGLDRAGYEQLLRDYLGASKVIWLGRGIVGDDTHGHVDDIARFVDETTVVACVEENEGDPNHGPLRENLERLREATDQDHRPLRVVELPMPAPVVFDGQRIPASYANFYVANSVVLVPTFNDPKDRVALGILADLFPGRVVVGIHAVELVWGLGTLHCLTRDQPKGPEPSAG, from the coding sequence ATGTCATCGACCGACGAACCGACCCCGTCCCCGGCCGAACTGCCCTCGTCGCTCGGCTACCGGCTCCCGGCCGAGTGGGAGCCCCACGAGGCGACCTGGATCGCCTGGCCGCGGAACAAGGAGGACTGGCCCGGCAAGTTCGGGCCGATCCGGTGGGTGTACGCCGAGATCGTCCGATACCTGAGCCGGTCGGAGCGGGTCCGGATCCTCGTCGGCTCGGGGAAGGCGGAGCGGAGGGCGGCCGACGCCCTGGAGAAATCCGGGGTCGACCCCGATCGGGTCGAGTTCGTCCGCCATCGGACCGATCGCGGCTGGCTGCGCGACTCGGGGCCGATGTTCGTGGTCCGGGACCGGTCGCACGGCGCCGAGGGGGAGCCGCCCCCGGTGGCGCTGGTCGACTGGAAGTTCAACGCCTGGGCCAAGTACGACAACTGGACGCGGGACAACCGCCTGCCCCGGTTCGTGGCCGACCGGCTGGGGATGACGCGATGGGCCCCCCGGACGACGATCGAGCAGGAGTCGAGGCGGGTGGTGCTCGAAGGCGGGGCGGTCGACGTGAACGGCCTGGGGACGCTGATCACGACCGAGGAATGCCTGCTCTCGCACGAGCAGGAGCGCAACCCGGGCCTCGACCGGGCGGGATATGAACAGCTCTTGCGCGATTACCTGGGGGCTTCGAAGGTCATCTGGCTCGGCCGGGGGATCGTGGGGGACGACACGCACGGGCACGTCGACGACATCGCCCGGTTCGTCGACGAGACGACGGTGGTGGCCTGCGTCGAGGAAAACGAGGGGGACCCGAACCACGGGCCGCTCCGGGAGAACCTGGAGCGGCTCCGGGAGGCGACCGACCAGGACCACCGCCCGCTCCGGGTGGTGGAGCTGCCGATGCCCGCACCGGTCGTCTTCGACGGCCAGCGCATCCCGGCCAGTTATGCGAACTTCTACGTCGCGAACTCCGTCGTCCTCGTCCCGACCTTCAACGACCCGAAGGACCGGGTCGCGCTGGGGATCCTGGCCGACCTGTTCCCGGGCCGGGTGGTGGTGGGGATCCACGCGGTGGAGCTGGTCTGGGGATTGGGCACGCTGCATTGCCTGACGAGGGACCAACCGAAGGGGCCGGAACCATCGGCCGGATAA
- a CDS encoding WD40/YVTN/BNR-like repeat-containing protein, translating into MGRRLLVATRKGLFTIERSGSGAGWEVVGVAFEGDNVPMTLADPRDGALYAALDHGHFGSKFHRSGDGGSTWEEVAVPVFPEQGPEDVETHPFTGQPQPWALDKVWALEPGGPEEAGVLWCGTIPGGLFRSGDGGRSWALVETLWRHPSRKAWFGGGADRPGIHSICLDPRDPGRLMLGVSCGGVWATDDGGASWDCRASGMFAAYMPPEHKDDPNIQDPHRVVRCRDEPDCLWAQHHNGIFRTTDGASSWHEVASDRVPSTFGFAVAVHPEDPDTAWFVPAQKDEKRIPVGGKVVVTRTRDGGRSFDVITAGLPQRNAYDLVYRHAMDVDDRGEVLAFGSTTGSLWVSEDSGDSWLAVSEHLPPVYCVRFSA; encoded by the coding sequence ATGGGACGGCGACTCCTGGTGGCCACGCGCAAGGGGCTGTTCACGATCGAGCGGTCGGGGTCGGGGGCGGGATGGGAGGTGGTCGGGGTCGCGTTCGAGGGGGACAACGTCCCGATGACGCTGGCCGACCCGAGGGACGGGGCGCTCTACGCGGCGCTCGACCACGGCCATTTCGGCTCGAAGTTCCACCGATCGGGGGACGGCGGGTCGACCTGGGAGGAGGTCGCGGTGCCGGTCTTCCCGGAACAGGGGCCGGAGGATGTCGAGACGCATCCGTTCACGGGCCAGCCCCAGCCCTGGGCGCTGGACAAGGTCTGGGCCCTGGAGCCGGGGGGGCCCGAGGAGGCCGGGGTGCTCTGGTGCGGGACGATCCCCGGCGGCCTGTTCCGGTCGGGGGACGGGGGCCGGTCGTGGGCGCTGGTGGAGACGCTCTGGCGGCATCCCTCGCGGAAGGCCTGGTTCGGCGGGGGGGCGGACCGGCCGGGGATCCACTCGATCTGCCTCGACCCGAGGGACCCGGGGCGATTGATGCTCGGCGTCTCCTGCGGCGGAGTCTGGGCGACGGACGACGGCGGGGCCTCCTGGGACTGCCGGGCCTCGGGGATGTTCGCCGCCTACATGCCCCCCGAGCACAAGGACGACCCGAACATCCAGGACCCCCACCGGGTCGTCCGCTGCCGGGATGAGCCCGATTGCCTCTGGGCCCAGCACCACAACGGCATCTTCCGGACGACCGACGGGGCGAGTTCCTGGCACGAGGTCGCGTCGGACCGGGTGCCCTCCACCTTCGGCTTCGCCGTGGCGGTCCACCCCGAAGATCCGGACACCGCCTGGTTCGTCCCGGCCCAGAAGGACGAGAAGCGGATCCCGGTCGGCGGCAAGGTCGTGGTGACCCGCACCCGGGACGGCGGACGGTCGTTCGACGTGATCACGGCCGGGTTGCCGCAGCGCAACGCCTACGACCTCGTCTATCGCCACGCGATGGACGTGGACGACCGGGGGGAGGTGCTCGCCTTCGGTTCGACGACCGGCTCGCTGTGGGTCTCGGAAGATTCGGGAGATTCCTGGCTCGCGGTCTCCGAGCACCTCCCGCCGGTCTACTGCGTGCGGTTCTCCGCCTGA